In one window of Sandaracinaceae bacterium DNA:
- a CDS encoding response regulator, with amino-acid sequence MKILLADDDAVARLTLTKILEHLGHEVLSASDGEEALAILEGAAAPRLVVLDWVMPGLDGVTLCRRIRARTRAPYTYIVMVSAKSRRDDVLEAMAAGADDFVSKPYSLKSMAARIAVGERVLDQSRTSPAEALRTFEAALTSQTGGEVVARAGDAVGRVHIAAGQIVWAHLSTESGSLQDVVADLVPLSRDEALSVVEEARTSGKSFGEVLVDWQFVEADRLRSCLQAWIAKKLTAILSLDELSTFFVPATRKLAPSAFGFDWSEVSTLALGEATGPRGAASKRSISGVGIEVPPPDAQIVEAVEQFSKAEGVLSVAAIDRALGRTLHATGAPLDEGLYLAVLHAISLAELSEGTVGEDLILTSSRRIFLARVIPARSGVAIFTVLEGDESNLGRARVLLKQAVASIT; translated from the coding sequence ATGAAGATTCTCCTCGCGGATGACGACGCGGTCGCCAGGCTGACCCTGACGAAGATCTTGGAGCACCTGGGCCACGAAGTGCTCTCGGCCTCCGATGGTGAGGAAGCGCTCGCGATCCTGGAGGGAGCTGCTGCGCCGCGGCTCGTGGTGCTCGATTGGGTCATGCCGGGGTTGGACGGGGTCACGCTGTGTCGTCGCATCCGCGCCCGGACACGAGCGCCCTACACCTACATCGTGATGGTCAGCGCCAAGTCGCGCCGCGACGACGTCCTCGAGGCCATGGCGGCCGGCGCGGACGACTTCGTGTCCAAGCCCTACTCCTTGAAGAGCATGGCGGCGCGCATCGCCGTCGGGGAACGCGTCCTGGACCAGAGCCGGACGTCGCCCGCCGAGGCGCTGCGCACCTTCGAGGCAGCGCTGACGAGCCAGACTGGTGGCGAGGTGGTGGCGCGCGCAGGAGACGCCGTGGGGCGGGTCCACATCGCGGCGGGACAGATCGTGTGGGCACACCTGTCGACGGAGTCTGGCTCGCTGCAGGACGTGGTGGCGGACTTGGTGCCTCTCTCGCGCGACGAGGCGCTCAGCGTGGTCGAGGAGGCGCGTACGTCAGGCAAGAGTTTTGGCGAGGTGTTGGTCGACTGGCAGTTCGTCGAGGCCGACCGGCTGCGCAGCTGCCTGCAGGCGTGGATCGCGAAGAAGCTGACGGCGATCCTCTCCCTCGACGAGCTGAGCACCTTCTTCGTGCCCGCCACGCGCAAGCTCGCGCCCTCCGCGTTCGGGTTCGACTGGTCGGAGGTCAGCACACTGGCGCTCGGCGAAGCGACCGGGCCTCGCGGCGCGGCGAGCAAGCGGTCGATCAGTGGCGTGGGCATCGAGGTCCCCCCGCCGGACGCGCAGATCGTCGAGGCGGTCGAGCAGTTCTCGAAAGCCGAGGGCGTGCTGTCGGTGGCCGCCATCGACCGTGCGCTCGGCAGGACGCTGCACGCAACGGGCGCGCCGCTCGACGAAGGCCTGTACCTGGCGGTGCTGCACGCCATCTCGCTCGCGGAGCTGTCGGAGGGCACCGTCGGCGAAGACCTGATCCTGACCAGCTCGCGCCGCATCTTCCTCGCGCGCGTCATCCCCGCACGCAGCGGCGTCGCGATCTTCACGGTGCTCGAGGGGGACGAGTCGAACCTCGGTCGCGCGCGGGTGCTGTTGAAGCAGGCCGTGGCGTCCATCACCTGA
- a CDS encoding Rrf2 family transcriptional regulator, producing the protein MRNDSRLSSVLHALLHMASHTGPMTSEQLATCMQTNPVVVRRTMAGLREAGIVRSEKGRGGGWSLERVLAHITLRDLHDALGEPSLFAVGHHHAESTCLVEQAVNAALGDVFEEAERLLLARLGAVTLAQLEQDFTERMGRAGHTPGEHHHARHAPGGKHGPTGRSLR; encoded by the coding sequence GTGAGAAACGACAGCCGCCTCTCCTCCGTGCTCCACGCGCTCCTGCACATGGCGTCGCACACCGGGCCCATGACCTCGGAGCAGCTGGCCACCTGCATGCAGACCAACCCCGTGGTGGTGCGACGCACCATGGCCGGGCTGCGCGAGGCTGGCATCGTGCGCTCGGAGAAGGGACGCGGTGGCGGCTGGTCCCTCGAACGCGTGCTGGCACACATCACGCTGCGCGATCTGCACGACGCGCTCGGCGAGCCCTCGCTCTTCGCGGTGGGCCACCACCACGCGGAGAGCACGTGCCTGGTGGAGCAAGCCGTCAACGCAGCGCTCGGCGACGTGTTCGAGGAGGCCGAGCGACTCCTCCTCGCCCGTCTGGGCGCGGTCACGCTCGCGCAGCTCGAGCAGGACTTCACGGAGCGCATGGGCCGCGCCGGACACACGCCGGGCGAGCACCACCACGCGCGTCACGCCCCCGGCGGCAAGCACGGCCCCACCGGCCGCAGCCTCCGATGA
- a CDS encoding class I SAM-dependent methyltransferase has protein sequence MRMHFAGLPSDARILVVGAGTGAEVRFLAPLFPGWRFTLVDPSEAMLSVARRHAEAEGFLDRCTFHADLLPSLPPTPHHAATSLMVSHFLLHREERQAFFEAIAARLLPGGLLVTADIAADPTAPTFDAVMDLWIDLLVHADTLSPDGRANYRAAFGTNFAAHPPAEVEALIHRAGFAPPTPSYQAALLRAWTTTRLPA, from the coding sequence ATGCGCATGCACTTCGCGGGTCTCCCGAGCGACGCGCGCATTCTCGTCGTGGGCGCCGGCACCGGCGCTGAGGTGCGCTTCCTCGCGCCGCTCTTCCCAGGCTGGCGCTTCACGCTGGTGGACCCCTCCGAGGCGATGCTGAGCGTGGCGCGGCGGCACGCCGAAGCCGAAGGCTTCCTGGACCGCTGCACCTTCCACGCGGACCTGCTCCCCTCGCTCCCGCCCACGCCGCACCACGCCGCCACCAGCCTGATGGTGTCGCACTTCCTCCTCCATAGGGAAGAGCGCCAGGCCTTCTTCGAAGCCATCGCGGCGCGCCTGCTCCCCGGCGGCTTGCTCGTCACCGCCGACATCGCCGCCGACCCGACCGCCCCCACCTTCGACGCCGTCATGGACCTGTGGATCGACCTCCTCGTCCACGCCGACACCCTGTCCCCCGACGGCCGCGCCAACTACCGCGCCGCCTTCGGCACCAACTTCGCCGCCCACCCCCCGGCCGAAGTCGAGGCGCTCATCCACCGCGCCGGCTTCGCCCCACCCACGCCAAGCTACCAAGCCGCCCTCCTCCGAGCCTGGACCACGACACGCCTCCCCGCCTGA